The proteins below are encoded in one region of Terriglobia bacterium:
- a CDS encoding YciI family protein yields MQYLLIICHDDSFTPTETLIKEIVAWIKKMEGRGIRVYGNPLRPPSDATTVRVREGNVVLTNGPFAKSKEKMCAYELIECASPEEAIDIASRHPMAKAATIEVRPIWNELAS; encoded by the coding sequence GTGCAATATCTGCTGATCATCTGCCACGATGACTCCTTTACTCCAACTGAGACCTTGATAAAGGAGATCGTCGCCTGGATCAAGAAAATGGAAGGTCGCGGAATCCGAGTATACGGAAACCCACTGCGACCACCCAGCGACGCCACGACTGTGCGAGTACGCGAAGGTAACGTGGTGCTCACAAACGGGCCATTCGCTAAGTCCAAGGAAAAAATGTGCGCGTACGAGCTGATTGAGTGCGCAAGCCCCGAAGAAGCCATTGACATAGCGTCCCGGCATCCCATGGCAAAGGCGGCAACGATTGAGGTAAGACCAATTTGGAATGAATTGGCCAGTTGA